From Daucus carota subsp. sativus chromosome 6, DH1 v3.0, whole genome shotgun sequence, the proteins below share one genomic window:
- the LOC108226806 gene encoding uncharacterized protein LOC108226806 isoform X1, with protein sequence MLKNTGTKEIHMLLFKYDVDSVITISAFDKELCEIVYPGTPLSIVEAGGDHPSIGFQFEIHVEEIHMSPECYVVYISPLFKKLCSMWDTFQSIYVYSGNGSWKLDICRRDDYYRSTIEDGWQQLRDGLALEVGDICIFECPVDSLDRFNVRVCEEAVIWDL encoded by the exons ATGTTAAAAAATACTGGAACCAAGGAAATTCATATGTTGCTGTTTAAGTATGATGTTGATTCTGTTATAACAATCTCGGCTTTTGACAAAGAACTTTGTGAGATTGTTTATCCTGGAACTCCACTTTCTATTG TAGAAGCCGGTGGGGATCATCCATCAATAGGTTTCCAGTTTGAAATTCATGTTGAAGAAATACACATGTCTCCCGAATGTTACGTTGTT TATATTTCTCCTCTATTTAAGAAGCTCTGCAGCATGTGGGACACCTTTCAATCTATATATGTGTATTCTGGAAATGGTTCTTGGAAGCTAGATATTTGCCGGAGGGATGACTATTATCGTTCTACAATAGAAGATGGATGGCAGCAGCTTAGAGATGGTTTGGCCTTGGAAGTAGGGGACATTTGTATTTTTGAATGTCCAGTTGATTCTCTTGATCGTTTTAATGTTCGAGTGTGTGAAGAAGCAGTAATCTGGGATCTTTAA
- the LOC108226806 gene encoding uncharacterized protein LOC108226806 isoform X2 — MLKNTGTKEIHMLLFKYDVDSVITISAFDKELCEIVYPGTPLSIEAGGDHPSIGFQFEIHVEEIHMSPECYVVYISPLFKKLCSMWDTFQSIYVYSGNGSWKLDICRRDDYYRSTIEDGWQQLRDGLALEVGDICIFECPVDSLDRFNVRVCEEAVIWDL; from the exons ATGTTAAAAAATACTGGAACCAAGGAAATTCATATGTTGCTGTTTAAGTATGATGTTGATTCTGTTATAACAATCTCGGCTTTTGACAAAGAACTTTGTGAGATTGTTTATCCTGGAACTCCACTTTCTATTG AAGCCGGTGGGGATCATCCATCAATAGGTTTCCAGTTTGAAATTCATGTTGAAGAAATACACATGTCTCCCGAATGTTACGTTGTT TATATTTCTCCTCTATTTAAGAAGCTCTGCAGCATGTGGGACACCTTTCAATCTATATATGTGTATTCTGGAAATGGTTCTTGGAAGCTAGATATTTGCCGGAGGGATGACTATTATCGTTCTACAATAGAAGATGGATGGCAGCAGCTTAGAGATGGTTTGGCCTTGGAAGTAGGGGACATTTGTATTTTTGAATGTCCAGTTGATTCTCTTGATCGTTTTAATGTTCGAGTGTGTGAAGAAGCAGTAATCTGGGATCTTTAA